A genomic window from Triticum urartu cultivar G1812 chromosome 7, Tu2.1, whole genome shotgun sequence includes:
- the LOC125521263 gene encoding kinesin-like protein KIN-5C, with protein sequence MSRVDKEKSVNVQVLLRCRPFSDDELRSNAPQVVTCNDYQREVAVTQTIAGKQIDRVFTFDKVFGPTARQRDLYDQAIIPIVNEVLEGFNCTIFAYGQTGTGKTYTMEGECRRAKSGPEGQLPSDAGVIPRAVKQIFDTLERQNTEYSVKVTFLELYNEEITDLLAPEEISKVALEERQKKPLPLMEDGKGGVLVRGLEEEIVTNCSEIFSLLERGSAKRRTAETLLNKQSSRSHSLFSITIHIKEATPEGEELIKCGKLNLVDLAGSENICRSGAREGRAREAGEINKSLLTLGRVITALVEHLGHVPYRDSKLTRLLRDSLGGRTKTCIIATVSPSVHCLEETLSTLDYAHRAKSIKNRPEVNQKMMKSTLIKDLYGEIDRLKAEVYAAREKVGVYIPKDRYQLEENERKAMADQIEQMTASLETNQKQINDLQEKYDSELQHSADLSKKLKATEKCLDHTSNLLSTTKEDLKQAHYNLKEKEFIISEQKKAENALAHQACVLRSELEKSSCDNASLHSKIARGDKLSAANRSVVNSFQADLASKLDILSSTLTASIDQQNKHLKAVEDLCQSCVDSHDTATLEIKKKILASKSLYMSHMEAFQNIVLLHKANTNSTLEDVSSLSAASCCSLDQLLACVEGEALKIFTDIQSLLADHRSELAHFTKELRDSFCISLDRTKDMSSFILGLFEKYMEETSKLQDHSNHTHEAQVKSLEEFQKAYEEQSKSEEQRLLADITSLVSKHIVRQRELVDVRLNSLGDAARGNKTFLDEHTSAMEGVTKDAKRKWEMFAEQAENDCKVGSSFSSAKHCRMETIMQECACTVDSAAQQWKKSHAAVNDLCTKQVAEVEVLVRAAIENNEQHEAEIASSRALAEEQASNSSKEILQDIDNLLEEARNSASRVVSTVEAHSVEIQHLQENHSGQTSGVNTHAERAFQSSYRDYEPTGETPMRSEPEVPSKGTIESLRAMPIESLMDEFRENHPYESSKEPKPSLIPRSPLATLN encoded by the exons atgtcgcGGGTGGACAAGGAGAAGTCGGTGAACGTCCAGGTCCTCCTCCGCTGCAG GCCGTTCAGCGACGACGAGCTCCGGAGCAACGCGCCGCAGGTGGTCACCTGCAACGACTACCAGCGGGAGGTCGCCGTCACGCAGACCATCGCCGGGAAGCAGATCGACAGGGTCTTCACGTTCGACAAG GTTTTTGGCCCAACAGCTAGGCAGAGAGACTTGTATGATCAAGCCATCATTCCTATCGTGAACGAGGTGCTGGAAGGGTTTAATTGCACCATCTTTGCTTATGGCCAGACGGGCACGGGGAAGACTTATACCATGGAAGGAGAATGCCGGAGAGCTAAG AGTGGACCGGAGGGACAGTTACCTTCAGATGCTGGGGTCATACCTAGGGCCGTCAAGCAGATATTTGATACATTGGAGAGGCAGAATACTGAGTACAGTGTGAAGGTCACATTTTTGGAACTGTACAATGAGGAAATAACAGATCTTCTTGCACCAGAGGAGATATCTAAGGTTGCTCTGGAAGAACGGCAGAAAAAGCCATTGCCACTCATGGAGGACGGGAAAGGTGGGGTGCTTGTGAGAGGTTTGGAGGAAGAAATAGTCACTAATTGTAGCGAAATATTCTCTCTTTTGGAAAGAGGATCTGCGAAGCGCCGCACAGCAGAGACTCTTTTGAACAAGCAATCAAG TCGTTCGCACTCGCTTTTCTCAATTACAATTCACATAAAAGAGGCAACCCCTGAAGGAGAAGAACTGATAAAATGTGGGAAGTTAAATCTGGTTGATCTGGCTGGGTCCGAGAACATCTGTCGTTCTGGAGCTAGGGAG GGCCGAGCAAGAGAGGCTGGTGAAATAAACAAAAGTTTGCTTACTTTAGGCCGTGTTATCACGGCATTGGTTGAGCACCTTGGACATGTTCCTTACAG AGACAGTAAGCTCACAAGGTTGCTTCGTGATTCACTTGGAGGGAGAACAAAAACTTGCATTATTGCTACTGTTTCGCCTTCTGTACACTGTCTTGAGGAGACATTAAGCACATTGGATTATGCACACCGGGCAAAGAGCATAAAAAACAGGCCCGAG GTTAACCAAAAAATGATGAAATCAACGTTAATCAAGGATCTCTATGGAGAAATCGACCGACTGAAAGCAG AGGTCTATGCTGCACGTGAAAAGGTTGGGGTGTACATTCCAAAAGATAGATACCAGCTGGAGGAGAACGAGAGGAAG GCCATGGCTGATCAAATTGAGCAAATGACTGCCTCTTTAGAAACAAATCAGAAG CAAATCAATGACCTGCAAGAAAAGTACGATTCTGAGCTCCAACATTCTGCTGATTTGAGCAAAAAGCTCAAAGCCACAGAG AAATGTCTGGACCATACAAGCAACCTACTCTCAACAACAAAAGAGGATTTGAAACAGGCCCATTATAATCTCAAGGAGAAAGAATTCATTATATCTGAGCAGAAAAAAGCAG AAAATGCTCTAGCACATCAAGCCTGTGTTCTGAGATCAGAACTTGAAAAATCTAGCTGTGATAATGCTTCACTGCATTCAAAAATAGCCAGAGGAGATAAACTAAGTGCTGCAAATAGGTCGGTGGTGAACTCATTCCAAGCTGACCTTGCTTCAAAGTTGGATATTCTCTCCAGTACCCTCACTGCATCTATAGATCAACAAAACAAACACCTAAAGGCTGTGGAAGACCTATGCCAATCTTGCGTTGATTCCCATGACACG GCTACATTGGAGATAAAGAAGAAGATCTTAGCTTCGAAGTCGTTATATATGTCGCACATGGAAGCTTTTCAAAATATTGTGCTCCTACATAAAGCAAACACAAATTCTACATTGGAGGATGTATCATCTCTGTCTGCAGCAAGCTGTTGCAGTCTTGACCAG CTTCTAGCATGTGTTGAGGGAGAGGCACTGAAGATATTTACTGATATTCAGAGTTTGTTAGCCGACCATCGAAGCGAACTGGCACACTTCACTAAGGAATTGCGTGAT AGTTTCTGCATTAGCTTGGATAGGACGAAGGATATGTCCAGCTTCATTCTTGGGCTCTTTGAAAAGTACATGGAGGAAACATCCAAGTTGCAGGACCACTCGAACCACACTCATGAAGCACAGGTCAAAAGCCTTGAAGAGTTTCAAAAGGCTTATGAG GAACAATCAAAGTCCGAGgaacagaggcttctggcggatATCACCAGTTTGGTGTCCAAACACATTGTTCGACAAAGAGAGCTG GTGGATGTTAGATTAAACTCTCTTGGCGATGCTGCTCGTGGTAACAAGACATTTCTGGATGAGCATACGTCTGCTATGGAGGGTGTCACAAAGGATGCCAAGAGAAAGTGGGAAATGTTTGCAGAGCAAGCAGAGAATGACTGCAAAGTTGGCTCCAGCTTCTCTTCAGCTAAGCATTGCCGCATGGAAACAATTATGCAGGAGTG TGCATGCACTGTCGACTCTGCTGCACAACAATGGAAAAAATCCCATGCTGCAGTTAATGATTTGTGCACAAAACAAGTGGCTGAAGTTGAAGTACTTGTCAG GGCTGCAATCGAAAACAACGAGCAGCATGAAGCAGAGATTGCATCATCTCGCGCCTTGGCTGAAGAGCAAGCATCCAACAGTAGCAAAGAAATACTCCAGGATATCGACA ATCTACTGGAAGAGGCACGTAATTCTGCATCAAGAGTTGTGTCGACAGTGGAAGCACATTCGGTAGAGATACAGCATTTGCAGGAGAACCACTCTGGGCAGACTTCAGGCGTAAACACACATGCCGAGAGGGCTTTCCAAAGCAGCTACAGG GACTATGAGCCGACTGGCGAAACTCCGATGAGGTCTGAGCCGGAAGTCCCGAGCAAAGGCACTATCGAGTCATTGCGAGCGATGCCAATTGAGTCCCTGATGGATGAGTTCCGCGAGAACCATCCCTATGAATCGAGCAAGGAGCCCAAGCCGTCGCTCATCCCTCGCTCGCCACTCGCGACACTCAACTGA